A DNA window from Coffea arabica cultivar ET-39 chromosome 6c, Coffea Arabica ET-39 HiFi, whole genome shotgun sequence contains the following coding sequences:
- the LOC140003777 gene encoding two-component response regulator-like PRR73 — translation MTADDANEEKDSLDEKGVRDGGVDVGQSSVKNKGLKVDGAVNDGVGAELRGQEILHLQQQQSPGTAVGWERFLHITSIKVLLVENDDSTRHVVTALLRNCNYEVVKAANGLQAWKILEDLTNQVDLVLTEVVMPCLSGIGLLCKIMSHRTRNNIPVIMMSSHDSMGLVFKCLSKGAVDFLVKPIRKNELKNLWQHVWRRCHSSSGSGSESGAQTQKSVHTKSSEKSDNSDSNDGENDGNHGLIHGDGSDDASGTQSSWTKQPIEDDSSQAASPICHVADCPSSVHAHVNRPIAESSSNKRVHITAKMEDQEEEKSVYKGPFPGMPNNLETEPENPIDIVPQIRNAKQHILLEIPSIYSSARINRGQANPTDKLRSNMHSVVNIEISHPQLRDRELEPPTEFANKLEVNGSDDGKQAAIELSLKQLRGIINAGNTIQDNHSPLKHSELSAFSRYNTSSSTVRAPNGITGSSYVIDNSQEVAKRDTGCEHSNGNLICPSSKVVSSNIDMGSTTNKFALNPLFFTSEATSAINILHRTSAFTIVKTDQVNAPQPTNQLKATDMHASSMLSPARAMQHHPHHHHYYHHHHHHHFHKSEPQLELSNHDQESVKKSTVDTQHCGSSNVLGAPADGDPANLRLNRSTSGSNYGSNVQNAISAAMNAGPTNGESDMDLGGRNGTRDANGSGCENRVENKLVQREAALLKFRQKRKERCFKKKVRYQNRKRLAEQRPRVQGQFARQTDHNNSNE, via the exons ATGACCGCTGATGATGCTAATGaagaaaaagattctctcgatgAGAAGGGAGTCAGAGATGGTGGTGTGGATGTGGGGCAAAGTTCAGTTAAAAACAAGGGGTTGAAGGTTGATGGGGCTGTAAATGATGGAGTTGGAGCAGAGTTGCGAGGCCAGGAAATTCTGCATTTACAGCAGCAACAGTCTCCGGGGACAGCAGTTGGTTGGGAACGGTTTCTTCATATTACATCTATTAAGGTGctgttggtggaaaatgatgacTCCACACGACATGTTGTCACTGCACTACTTAGAAACTGCAACTATGAAG TTGTAAAAGCAGCAAATGGATTGCAGGCatggaaaattttggaagatCTAACTAACCAGGTTGATCTAGTCTTAACAGAAGTTGTAATGCCTTGTTTATCAGGGATTGGTCTTTTATGCAAGATTATGAGCCACAGAACGCGTAATAATATTCCTGTTATTA TGATGTCATCTCATGATTCAATGGGTTTAGTTTTTAAGTGTTTGTCAAAAGGAGCTGTTGACTTTTTGGTAAAACCCATAAGGAAGAATGAGTTGAAGAACCTCTGGCAGCACGTCTGGAGACGATGTCACAGT TCTAGTGGAAGTGGAAGCGAAAGTGGTGCACAAACTCAAAAATCTGTTCATACAAAAAGTAGTGAAAAGTCGGACAACAGTGACAGCAATGATGGAGAAAATGATGGGAACCATGGATTAATTCACGGTGATGGAAGTGATGATGCAAGTGGCACACAG AGTTCTTGGACAAAACAGCCTATAGAAGATGACAGCTCTCAAGCAGCTTCTCCAATTTGTCATGTAGCTGACTGTCCATCCAGTGTCCATGCCCATGTTAATCGACCAATTGCTGAAAGTTCCAGTAACAAGAGGGTGCATATAACTGCAAAAATGGAGGACCAAGAGGAAGAAAAGTCTG TATACAAGGGCCCTTTCCCAGGCATGCCTAATAATTTGGAAACAGAACCTGAAAACCCAATTGATATCGTTCCACAGATCAGAAATGCAAAACAGCATATTCTGCTGGAAATTCCGTCAATTTATAGTAGTGCTAGGATAAACAGAGGACAGGCAAATCCCACTGATAAATTGAGGTCCAACATGCACAGTGTGGTCAACATTGAAATTTCTCATCCTCAGCTGAGAGACAGAGAACTTGAGCCTCCTACAGAATTTGCAAACAAACTGGAAGTCAACGGCTCAGATGATGGTAAACAGGCTGCCATAGAACTCAGTTTAAAGCAGCTCAGAGGCATTATAAATGCTGGAAACACTATTCAAGATAACCACAGTCCTTTGAAACATTCTGAGCTTTCAGCCTTCTCAAG ATATAATACGTCATCAAGCACCGTTAGGGCCCCTAATGGAATTACAGGAAGCAGTTATGTGATTGATAATAGCCAAGAAGTTGCAAAGAGGGACACAGGATGTGAGCATTCAAATGGCAATCTTATCTGCCCTAGTTCAAAAGTAGTGAGCAGTAACATAGACATGGGCTCTACAACGAATAAATTTGCTCTGAACCCGCTATTTTTTACTTCAGAAGCAACATCAGCAATTAACATTTTGCACCGTACGTCTGCTTTTACAATTGTTAAAACTGACCAGGTAAATGCTCCACAACCAACCAACCAACTTAAAGCCACCGACATGCATGCCTCATCGATGCTGTCTCCAGCAAGAGCCATGCAGCACCATCCTCATCACCACCACTACTACCATCACCACCATCACCATCATTTCCACAAATCCGAACCCCAACTGGAATTGTCCAATCATGATCAAGAATCGGTGAAAAAATCAACTGTGGATACTCAACATTGTGGTTCGTCAAATGTTTTAGGTGCACCTGCTGATGGAGACCCTGCAAATCTTCGTTTAAACAGAAGCACCTCAGGAAGTAATTACGGAAGCAATGTACAGAATGCAATTAGCGCTGCCATGAATGCTGGGCCGACTAACGGAGAAAGTGATATGGATTTAGGTGGGAGAAATGGAACTAGAGATGCTAATGGAAGTGGTTGCGAAAACAGGGTCGAAAACAAATTAGTACAGAGAGAAGCAGCCCTGTTGAAGTTCCGGCAGAAGAGGAAGGAGAGATGCTTCAAGAAAAAG GTTCGTTATCAGAATAGGAAGAGACTAGCGGAACAGAGGCCTCGTGTTCAAGGGCAGTTTGCAAGACAAACAGACCATAACAACTCAAATGAGTGA
- the LOC113697267 gene encoding WRKY transcription factor 44 isoform X1, which produces MEIKETEKVAIAKPVASRPTCSSFKSFSELLAGAINASPSSTCSEAAVTAIRPRTVRFKPAMDHPSAGVAASQANLCGAAVSSPTAKDLKADGKCNVVYKPMAKLVSKTTVSLLANMRSANLFQEQELAEVEANFQLPNLVKPQCDNRSELHQNFLSAAQKNKRVEPSNVTTQNLEEDQRSLAHTANGDRPSYDGYNWRKYGQKQVKGSEYPRSYYKCTHPNCPVKKKVERSLDGQIAEIVYKGEHSHPKTQPVRRNSSDGHWQGTSGNESNNPLCRNQHSDKNECYEGTMENPNEFGFLAHSSYSGGAPSCMHPTNGASNFGVSNLDNSSCHSGEFDEGREGLEGETDGPKRKRRKNDNQSNVAGTAAEGAQEPQVLGQNSTDSEIIRDGFRWRKYGQKVVKGNPYPRSYYRCTSLKCNVRKYVERTSDDPNAFMTTYEGKHNHEMPTKSTSSLAAKTSTKALGTQKNIS; this is translated from the exons ATGGAAATTAAAGAAACAGAGAAAGTGGCCATCGCAAAGCCCGTAGCATCAAGACCTACTTGTTCCAGTTTTAAATCCTTCTCTGAGCTTCTTGCCGGTGCCATCAACGCCTCACCCTCTAGCACATGTTCTGAAGCTGCGGTAACAGCCATTAGACCGAGGACGGTGAGGTTCAAGCCAGCAATGGACCATCCTTCGGCTGGAGTGGCTGCTTCCCAG GCTAATCTATGTGGGGCTGCTGTTTCTTCTCCCACTGCTAAGGACTTGAAAGCAGACGGGAAATGCAATGTGGTGTACAAACCTATGGCCAAGCTCGTCTCCAAGACAACAGTTTCTCTCTTGGCAAATATG CGAAGTGCCAATTTATTTCAGGAACAGGAATTAGCTGAAGTTGAGGCAAATTTCCAACTACCAAACCTAGTCAAACCTCAATGTGATAATAGATCAGAGCTTCATCAGAATTTCCTATCCGCGgcacaaaagaataaaagagtTGAACCCTCGAATGTGACAACACAGAACCTGGAAGAGGATCAGAGATCGTTAGCTCACACGGCAAATGGGGATCGTCCTTCTTATGATGGATATAATTGGAGGAAGTACGGACAAAAGCAGGTTAAAGGAAGCGAATATCCAAGAAGTTATTACAAGTGCACACATCCAAATTGTCCTGTGAAAAAAAAGGTTGAGAGATCATTAGATGGTCAGATTGCAGAAATTGTCTACAAGGGTGAGCATAGTCATCCGAAGACGCAGCCTGTAAGACGTAACTCCTCCGATGGACATTGGCAAGGAACTTCCGGGAATGAATCAAACAATCCCCTATGCAGAAACCAACATAGTGACAAGAATGAATGTTATGAAGGCACCATGGAAAATCCAAATGAATTTGGTTTTTTAGCCCATTCAAGTTATTCGGGAGGAGCTCCATCATGCATGCACCCTACAAATGGAGCATCCAATTTTGGTGTCTCAAACCTTGATAATTCATCTTGCCACAGCGGGGAGTTTGACGAAGGGAGGGAGGGACTGGAGGGAGAGACAGATGGAccgaaaaggaaaagaag GAAAAACGACAACCAATCGAATGTAGCAGGCACAGCAGCTGAAGGAGCACAAGAGCCTCAGGTTCTTGGTCAAAACTCCACTGATTCTGAAATCATAAGAGATGGATTTCGCTGGAGAAAGTATGGGCAAAAAGTTGTGAAGGGAAATCCATATCCAAG GAGTTACTATAGGTGTACCAGTCTCAAGTGCAATGTGCGCAAGTATGTGGAGAGAACGTCGGATGATCCAAATGCCTTCATGACGACTTATGAAGGAAAGCACAACCATGAGATGCCAACAAAAAGCACAAGTTCTTTGGCGGCTAAAACTAGTACAAAGGCCTTAGGTACCCAAAAAAATATATCTTGA
- the LOC113697267 gene encoding WRKY transcription factor 44 isoform X2 — MEIKETEKVAIAKPVASRPTCSSFKSFSELLAGAINASPSSTCSEAAVTAIRPRTVRFKPAMDHPSAGVAASQANLCGAAVSSPTAKDLKADGKCNVVYKPMAKLVSKTTVSLLANMEQELAEVEANFQLPNLVKPQCDNRSELHQNFLSAAQKNKRVEPSNVTTQNLEEDQRSLAHTANGDRPSYDGYNWRKYGQKQVKGSEYPRSYYKCTHPNCPVKKKVERSLDGQIAEIVYKGEHSHPKTQPVRRNSSDGHWQGTSGNESNNPLCRNQHSDKNECYEGTMENPNEFGFLAHSSYSGGAPSCMHPTNGASNFGVSNLDNSSCHSGEFDEGREGLEGETDGPKRKRRKNDNQSNVAGTAAEGAQEPQVLGQNSTDSEIIRDGFRWRKYGQKVVKGNPYPRSYYRCTSLKCNVRKYVERTSDDPNAFMTTYEGKHNHEMPTKSTSSLAAKTSTKALGTQKNIS; from the exons ATGGAAATTAAAGAAACAGAGAAAGTGGCCATCGCAAAGCCCGTAGCATCAAGACCTACTTGTTCCAGTTTTAAATCCTTCTCTGAGCTTCTTGCCGGTGCCATCAACGCCTCACCCTCTAGCACATGTTCTGAAGCTGCGGTAACAGCCATTAGACCGAGGACGGTGAGGTTCAAGCCAGCAATGGACCATCCTTCGGCTGGAGTGGCTGCTTCCCAG GCTAATCTATGTGGGGCTGCTGTTTCTTCTCCCACTGCTAAGGACTTGAAAGCAGACGGGAAATGCAATGTGGTGTACAAACCTATGGCCAAGCTCGTCTCCAAGACAACAGTTTCTCTCTTGGCAAATATG GAACAGGAATTAGCTGAAGTTGAGGCAAATTTCCAACTACCAAACCTAGTCAAACCTCAATGTGATAATAGATCAGAGCTTCATCAGAATTTCCTATCCGCGgcacaaaagaataaaagagtTGAACCCTCGAATGTGACAACACAGAACCTGGAAGAGGATCAGAGATCGTTAGCTCACACGGCAAATGGGGATCGTCCTTCTTATGATGGATATAATTGGAGGAAGTACGGACAAAAGCAGGTTAAAGGAAGCGAATATCCAAGAAGTTATTACAAGTGCACACATCCAAATTGTCCTGTGAAAAAAAAGGTTGAGAGATCATTAGATGGTCAGATTGCAGAAATTGTCTACAAGGGTGAGCATAGTCATCCGAAGACGCAGCCTGTAAGACGTAACTCCTCCGATGGACATTGGCAAGGAACTTCCGGGAATGAATCAAACAATCCCCTATGCAGAAACCAACATAGTGACAAGAATGAATGTTATGAAGGCACCATGGAAAATCCAAATGAATTTGGTTTTTTAGCCCATTCAAGTTATTCGGGAGGAGCTCCATCATGCATGCACCCTACAAATGGAGCATCCAATTTTGGTGTCTCAAACCTTGATAATTCATCTTGCCACAGCGGGGAGTTTGACGAAGGGAGGGAGGGACTGGAGGGAGAGACAGATGGAccgaaaaggaaaagaag GAAAAACGACAACCAATCGAATGTAGCAGGCACAGCAGCTGAAGGAGCACAAGAGCCTCAGGTTCTTGGTCAAAACTCCACTGATTCTGAAATCATAAGAGATGGATTTCGCTGGAGAAAGTATGGGCAAAAAGTTGTGAAGGGAAATCCATATCCAAG GAGTTACTATAGGTGTACCAGTCTCAAGTGCAATGTGCGCAAGTATGTGGAGAGAACGTCGGATGATCCAAATGCCTTCATGACGACTTATGAAGGAAAGCACAACCATGAGATGCCAACAAAAAGCACAAGTTCTTTGGCGGCTAAAACTAGTACAAAGGCCTTAGGTACCCAAAAAAATATATCTTGA